In Choloepus didactylus isolate mChoDid1 chromosome 6, mChoDid1.pri, whole genome shotgun sequence, one DNA window encodes the following:
- the LOC119537026 gene encoding putative olfactory receptor 56B2, giving the protein MIQVLRDSNTSKFQVSEFILMGFPGIHEWQHWLSLPLALLYLLALSANILILVIIKQDTVLNQPMYHFLGILAVGDMGLATTIMPKIFAILWFNAKAISLPECFAQMYVIHCFVGMESGIFFFMAVDRYVAICRPLQYPSIITDSFVVKAIVFMVLRNSLFTIPVPVLAAQRHYCSLNQIENCLCSNLGVTSLSCDDRWVNSIYQLILAWTLMGSDLGMIILSYVLIFQSVLRLNSAEAASKALSTCTSHLILILFFYTVVIVISITHSKIKTVPLFPVLLNVLHNVIPPALNPMVYALKNKELRQGLHKVLKLCMKRN; this is encoded by the coding sequence ATGATCCAGGTTCTCAGAGATTCCAACACCTCTAAGTTCCAGGTCTCCGAGTTCATCCTGATGGGATTCCCAGGCATTCATGAGTGGCAGCACTGGCTCTCACTCCCTCTGGCTCTACTCTACCTCTTAGCTCTCAGTGCCAATATCCTTATCCTGGTCATCATCAAACAAGACACTGTACTGAATCAGCCCATGTACCATTTCCTGGGCATCCTGGCTGTGGGAGATATGGGCCTGGCTACTACCATCATGCCCAAGATTTTTGCCATATTGTGGTTCAATGCTAAGGCCATTAGTCTTCCTGAGTGCTTCGCTCAAATGTATGTCATACATTGTTTTGTGGGCATGGAGTCAGGCATCTTCTTCTTCATGGCTGTAGATAGATATGTAGCCATTTGCCGACCCCTTCAATATCCATCAATAATTACTGATTCTTTTGTGGTCAAAGCCATTGTGTTCATGGTACTAAGAAATAGCCTGTTTACCATCCCAGTGCCTGTGTTGGCTGCTCAGAGACACTACTGCTCCCTCAATCAAATTGAGAACTGTCTGTGCTCTAACCTTGGAGTCACGAGCTTATCATGTGATGACAGGTGGGTCAATAGTATCTACCAGCTAATTCTGGCTTGGACACTCATGGGCAGTGACCTGGGTATGAttattttatcatatgttttGATATTTCAATCTGTGCTGAGGCTGAATTCAGCAGAAGCTGCATCCAAGGCCCTGAGTACCTGTACATCTCATCTCatcttaattcttttcttttacacAGTTGTCATTGTCATTTCCATCACccacagtaaaataaaaacagttcCCCTCTTTCCCGTTCTACTCAATGTATTACACAATGTCATCCCTCCTGCCCTCAACCCTATGGTCTATGCATTGAAGAACAAGGAGCTGAGGCAGGGCTTGCACAAAGTGCTTAAACTGTGCATGAAGAGAAACTAA